The following coding sequences lie in one Pan paniscus chromosome X, NHGRI_mPanPan1-v2.0_pri, whole genome shotgun sequence genomic window:
- the LOC100993163 gene encoding LOW QUALITY PROTEIN: hexokinase-2-like (The sequence of the model RefSeq protein was modified relative to this genomic sequence to represent the inferred CDS: deleted 1 base in 1 codon; substituted 3 bases at 3 genomic stop codons), whose amino-acid sequence MVASHLLAYFFKELNHDQVQKVDQYLYHMHLSDEALLEISKRFRKEIEKGLGSTTHPTAAVKMLPTFVRSTSDGTEHGEFLALDLGGTNFRMLXVKVTDNGLRKVEMENQIYAIPEDIMRGSDTELFDHIAEWLANFMDKLQIKDKKLPLGFTFSFPCRQTKLDESFLVSWTKGFKSSGVEGRDVVALIRKAIQRRGDFDIDIVAVVNDTVGTMMTCGHDDHNCEIGLIVGTGSNACHMEEMRHIEMVEGDEGQMCINIEWGAFGDDGLLNDIRTEFDQEIDMGSLNLGKQLFEKVISAMYMGELMRFILVKMAKEELLFRGKLSPELLNTGHFETKDISDTEGEKDGIRKAREVLMRLGMDPTQEDCVATHRICQIVSTHSASLCTATLAPVLQRIKENKGEEQLRSTIGVDGSVYKKHPHFAKRLHKTVWRLLPDCYVCFLRSEDGSGKGAAMVTAVAYRLADQHRARQKTLEPLQLSHDQLLEVKRRMKVEMERGLSKETHASAPVKMLPTYVCATPDGTEKGDFLALDLGGTNFWVLLVCVRNGKWSGVEMHNKIYAIPQEVMHGTGDELFDHIVQCIADFLEYMGMKGVCLPLGFTFSFPCQQNSLDESILLXWTKGFKESGCEGEDVVTLLKEAIHRREEFDLDVIAVVNDTVRTMMTCGFEDPHCEVGLIVGTGSNVCYMEEMSNVELVEGEEGRMCVNMEWGAFGDNGCLDDFHTEFDVAVDELSLNPGKQRFEKMINGMYLGEIVGNILIDFTKRGLLFXGHISELLKKRGIFETKFLSQIESDCLALLQVRAILQHLGLESTCDDSIIVKEVCTVVARRAAQLCGAGMAAVVDKIRENRGLDTVKVTVGVDGTLCKLHPHFAKVMHETVKDLAPKCDVSFLQSEDGSGKGAALITAAFCRIREAGQR is encoded by the exons ATGGTTGCCTCGCATTTGCTTGCCTACTTCTTCAAGGAGCTCAACCATGACCAAGTGCAGAAGGTTGACCAGTATCTCTACCACATGCACCTCTCTGATGAGGCCCTCTTGGAGATCTCTAAGCGGTTCCGCAAGGAGATAGAGAAAGGGCTTGGATCCACCACTCACCCCACTGCAGCAGTGAAGATGCTGCCCACCTTTGTGAGGTCCACTTCAGATGGGACAGAACACGGAGAGTTCCTGGCTCTGGACCTTGGAGGGACCAACTTCCGTATGCTTTAGGTGAAAGTAACGGACAATGGGCTCCGGAAGGTGGAGATGGAGAACCAGATCTATGCCATCCCCGAGGACATCATGCGAGGCAGTGACACCGAGCTGTTTGACCACATTGCCGAATGGCTGGCTAACTTCATGGATAAGCTACAAATCAAAGACAAGAAGCTCCCATTGGGTTTTACCTTCTCGTTCCCCTGCCGCCAGACTAAACTAGACGAGAGTTTCCTGGTCTCATGGACCAAGGGATTCAAGTCCAGTGGAGTGGAAGGCAGAGACGTTGTGGCTCTGATCCGGAAGGCCATCCAGAGGAGAGGGGACTTTGATATCGACATTGTGGCTGTGGTGAATGACACAGTTGGGACCATGATGACCTGTGGTCATGACGACCACAACTGTGAGATTGGTCTCATTGTGGGCACTGGCAGCAACGCCTGCCACATGGAAGAGATGCGCCACATCGAGATGGTAGAAGGCGACGAGGGGCAGATGTGTATCAATATCGAGTGGGGGGCCTTCGGGGACGATGGCTTGCTCAATGACATTCGCACTGAGTTTGACCAGGAGATTGACATGGGCTCACTGAACCTGGGGAAGCAACTGTTTGAGAAGGTGATCAGTGCGATGTACATGGGGGAGCTGATGAGGTTTATCCTGGTGAAGATGGCCAAGGAGGAGCTGCTCTTTAGGGGGAAGCTCAGCCCAGAGCTTCTCAATACCGGTCACTTTGAGACCAAAGACATCTCAGACACTGAAGGGGAGAAGGATGGCATCCGGAAGGCCCGTGAGGTCCTGATGCGGTTGGGCATGGACCCGACTCAGGAGGACTGCGTGGCCACTCACCGGATCTGTCAGATCGTGTCCACACACTCCGCCAGCCTGTGCACAGCCACCCTGGCCCCCGTGCTGCAGCGCATCAAGGAGAACAAAGGCGAGGAGCAGCTTCGCTCTACTATTGGGGTCGACGGTTCCGTCTACAAGAAACACCCCCATTTTGCCAAGCGTCTACATAAGACCGTGTGGCGGCTGTTGCCTGACTGCTATGTCTGCTTCCTCCGCTCCGAGGATGGCAGTGGCAAAGGTGCAGCCATGGTGACAGCAGTGGCTTACCGGCTGGCCGATCAACACCGTGCCCGCCAGAAGACACTAGAGCCTCTGCAGCTGAGCCATGACCAGCTGTTGGAGGTCAAGAGGAGGATGAAGGTAGAAATGGAGCGAGGTCTGAGCAAGGAGACTCACGCCAGTGCCCCCGTCAAGATGCTTCCCACCTACGTGTGTGCCACCCCTGACGGCACAGAGAAAGGGGACTTCTTGGCCTTGGACCTTGGAGGAACAAATTTCTGGGTCCTGCTGGTCTGTGTTCGGAAtgggaagtggagtggagtggagatgcaCAACAAGATCTATGCCATCCCGCAGGAGGTCATGCATGGCACCGGGGACGAGCTCTTTGACCACATTGTCCAGTGCATCGCGGACTTCCTGGAGTACATGGGCATGAAGGGCGTGTGCCTGCCTCTGGGTTTTACCTTCTCCTTCCCCTGCCAGCAGAACAGCCTGGACGAGAGCATCCTCCTCTAGTGGACAAAAGGCTTCAAGGAATCTGGCTGCGAGGGCGAGGACGTGGTGACCCTGCTGAAGGAAGCGATCCACCGGCGAGAGGAGTTTGACCTGGATGTGATTGCTGTGGTGAACGACACAGTCAGAACTATGATGACCTGTGGCTTTGAAGACCCTCACTGTGAAGTTGGCCTCATC GTTGGCACGGGCAGCAATGTCTGCTACATGGAAGAGATGAGCAATGTGGAACtggtggaaggagaagagggGCGGATGTGTGTGAACATGGAATGGGGGGCCTTTGGGGACAATGGATGCCTAGATGACTTCCACACAGAATTTGATGTGGCTGTGGATGAGCTTTCACTCAACCCCGGCAAGCAGAGGTTCGAGAAAATGATCAATGGAATGTACCTGGGTGAGATTGTCGGTAACATTCTCATCGATTTCACCAAGCGTGGGCTGCTCTTCTGAGGCCACATCTCAGAGCTACTCAAGAAAAGGGGCATCTTTGAAACCAAGTTCTTGTCTCAGATTGAGAGTGACTGCCTGGCCCTGCTGCAAGTCCGAGCCATTCTGCAACACTTAGGGCTTGAGAGCACCTGTGACGACAGCATCATTGTTAAGGAGGTGTGCACCGTGGTGGCCCGGCGGGCAGCCCAGCTCTGTGGTGCAGGCATGGCTGCTGTGGTGGACAAGATACGAGAAAACCGTGGGCTGGACACTGTCAAAGTGACAGTGGGTGTGGATGGGACCCTCTGCAAGCTACATCCTCACTTTGCCAAAGTCATGCATGAGACAGTGAAGGACCTGGCTCCGAAATGTGATGTGTCTTTCCTGCAGTCAGAGGATGGCAGCGGGAAGGGGGCGGCGCTCATTACTGCTGCGTTCTGCCGCATCCGTGAGGCTGGACAGCGATAG